Proteins co-encoded in one Sander vitreus isolate 19-12246 chromosome 9, sanVit1, whole genome shotgun sequence genomic window:
- the tab3 gene encoding TGF-beta-activated kinase 1 and MAP3K7-binding protein 3 isoform X2, whose amino-acid sequence MAQGGSQPDYHILQDLKQLFPEIPEGVVSQCLLQNNNNLDLCCRLLAQESNRYLYGEFHHSPEEGRLNRNHMLHISLGYPGSEASKANGGAAGVGRSLVHSTSDSHIEPQRPSYPEPLSAPATMAPSPGYNPFFMNEQSRSASTPTPPPTMQGMSPTYAPVPRYSMNPITVTLSQQSIPNVPQALQIPPGHYANTNTTLYIRPSPSQSPQPAPWSSSGAPVYQHQQSPYSTPTYGSPYSSPQHQVQPQPQPQPQPQPQHQQYVFLPISSPTLPSMPYHHQQQPQAQPAVYRPYHTKSSLKNQIEITLEGPRPRSNSPVHTPHPQGAIYMATSPSPSSPSRGITMTGPSGPASFHPGMYLQHPGPARPRPASSPQPGQSAYTFKIKVSPGGQPQRPLSSPPVAEAESLLNIVDQGEHNAAPAPILPISALPGNIVSQFQHMPRRSSSGSDDYAYTQALLLHQRARMERLMKELLLEKQKLENLKADVNNMEYDALQRRFRRVNSSSLIPRPEEMTRLRSLNRQLQIDIDCTLKETDLLQSRGKFDPKAMNNFYDNIQPGPVVPPKPGKKEVEQVPKPAPGPQRDEDFEGAQWNCESCTFLNHPALNRCEQCEMPRYT is encoded by the exons ATGGCGCAGGGAGGGTCTCAGCCTGACTACCACATCCTGCAGGACCTCAAACAGCTCTTCCCAGAGATCCCAGAAGGGGTAGTGTCACAGTGCCTtctgcag AACAACAATAACCTGGATCTTTGCTGCCGCCTGCTGGCTCAGGAGAGTAACAGATACCTGTATGGGGAGTTCCATCACAGTCCAGAGGAGGGGCGATTAAATCGAAACCACATGCTACACATTAGCCTGGGATACCCAGGCTCAGAGGCAAGCAAGGCAAatggaggagcagcaggagtagGACGCTCCCTTGTACACAGCACCAGTGACAGTCACATCGAACCCCAGCGGCCCAGCTACCCTGAGCCACTGTCAGCCCCTGCCACCATGGCCCCCTCCCCGGGTTATAATCCTTTCTTCATGAATGAACAGAGCCGCTCGGCTAGCACTCCTACTCCTCCACCCACAATGCAGGGCATGTCTCCCACATACGCTCCTGTCCCACGTTACTCTATGAACCCTATAACAGTCACACTTTCGCAGCAAAGTATACCTAATGTCCCACAGGCTCTGCAGATCCCCCCAGGGCACTACGCAAACACCAACACCACCCTGTATATTAGACCCTCACCCTCCCAGAGCCCACAGCCAGCACCCTGGTCCTCTTCAGGGGCGCCTGTGTATCAGCATCAGCAGTCCCCCTACAGTACTCCCACATACGGCTCGCCTTACAGCTCCCCGCAGCATCAGGTTCAGCCCCAACCACAGCCACAGCCCCAGCCACAACCCCAGCACCAGCAATATGTCTTTCTCCCTATTAGTTCCCCAACCCTTCCCAGCATGCCCTACCATCACCAGCAACAGCCCCAGGCACAGCCAGCTGTTTACAGGCCCTACCACACAAAAAGCTCCCTCAAGAACCAGATAGAGATTACCCTGGAGGGTCCACGACCTCGCAGCAACTCACCTGTGCACACCCCACATCCTCAGGGAGCAATTTACATGGCCACCAGCCCCTCGCCAAGCTCCCCCTCGAGGGGCATCACTATGACTGGACCTTCAGGCCCGGCATCCTTCCACCCTGGGATGTATCTGCAGCATCCAGGCCCTGCAAGACCTCGGCCTGCCTCCTCTCCTCAACCGGGCCAGTCAGCATACACCTTTAAAATCAAAGTGTCCCCAGGAGGCCAGCCCCAGAGGCCACTCAGCTCACCTCCTGTTGCCGAAGCGGAGTCTCTTCTCAACATAGTAGACCAAGGGGAGCACAACGCTGCCCCTGCACCCATCCTGCCCATCTCCGCTCTGCCAGGGAACATTGTCAGTCAGTTTCAGCATATGCCCCGACGTTCAAGCTCAGGGTCTGATGACTATGCCTATACACAAG CTCTCCTGCTCCACCAGCGGGCCAGGATGGAGCGTCTAATGAAGGAGCTGCTACTGGAGAAGCAGAAACTAGAGAACCTGAAGGCCGATGTCAACAATATGGAATATGACGCCCTTCAAAGACGCTTTCGACGAGTCAACTCCTCCAGTCTTATACCCAGG CCTGAAGAGATGACCCGATTGCGGAGTCTGAACAGACAGCTTCAGATTGATATCGACTGTACCCTGAAGGAGACAGATCTACTGCAGTCTAGAg GGAAGTTTGATCCAAAAGCAATGAACAACTTTTATGACAACATTCAGCCCGGTCCAGTTGTGCCGCCCAAACCCGGAAAGAAAG AAGTGGAGCAGGTCCCCAAGCCAGCACCAGGGCCCCAGAGGGACGAGGACTTTGAAGGTGCCCAGTGGAACTGTGAAAGCTGCACCTTCCTCAACCACCCTGCACTCAATCGCTGTGAACAGTGCGAGATGCCGCGCTACACCTGA
- the nexn gene encoding nexilin isoform X2, with protein MTELAQIAAVVAHDMDDATNESELNMSDAENKEDHTTHEEDDVVVDEQDDDAAEEKSETSHIENKEPYHKNDEESIETDNKTHMNGVDHKEKDTADEKNENSEDVNGEEQHIETKEDAEPDTNKDQSISDLTLKKEKLLRSRKPVARSYVPNLNKDKGEVTGKFEAMQKAREERSRQRNMNEQQKRKEQYIKEREWSRRKQQIKELLASSDEEEEVKPAKVEKSYVPKITGSVKGKFEVMEKQRAEVERKRMEEERKKREAQDNMEKAKIKKELAQKAAEDGDDTILVRVVPAKSSRPPGRIKLNFEDMEKNREEEVKKKAEEEKKRRYDENRRSFRDAKRRSVVQQEDEEEKPSEKAQVTPGKLKMTFEELEKERQEHRRKQAEEEAKRRLIDEKKAFEEARLGMGEDVEDTQPAQEDKEEFRPGKLRLSFEELERQRVEEERKKAEEEYKRRMVEERRAFAEARKSMLVDEDDEGLMALLNLEGNKPGKICASFEDLERQRREDEQKRAEEEAKKRLEEEKRLFAEARKNMSSGLDQEKSAYGDETVQDEEEGMVKSESQEALHPKKLEMNFEELLKEKEEAERRRKAEERKKKMEQEKQEFEQLRQEMGEDVVNESSDVVSKEYEELTKLKRTGSIQAKDLKSKFEKIKQLTEEDIQKKIEMERARRKAVDDEIKEREAERFQEEDEERQTTPARAEESPFKQKVDMKARFQQMAKAREDEERRRIEEQKLQRMQFEQQEIDAALQKKKEDDVEDEGSIINGSAAYEDEEDHARSGAPWFKKPLKNQSVVDSEPVRFTVKITGEPKPEVTWWFEGEMLQDCEDYQYIERGETYCLYLPETFPEDEGEYMCKAVNSRGTAASTCILTIESKTTLV; from the exons ATGACTGAGCTGGCGCAGATTGCGGCTGTAGTCGCACACGACATGGACGATGCCACAAATGAAAGTGAACTCAACATGAGCGATGCAGAAAACAAGGAAGATCATACGACACATGAGGAAGATGACGTGGTGGTTGATGAGCAAGACGACGACGCAGCCGAGGAGAAAAGTGAGACTTCACATATAGAAAACAAAGAGCCTTACCACAAGAATGATGAAGAAAGTATTGAGACTGACAACAAGACACACATGAACGGTGTGGATCACAAAGAGAAGGACACAGCCgatgagaaaaatgaaaactcaGAAGATGTTAATGGTGAAGAACAACACATAGAGACGAAGGAGGATGCAGAACCTGACACAAATAAAGACCAGAGTATTTCGGATCTGACACTAAAGAAAGAG AAACTCCTCCGATCCAGAAAGCCGGTGGCTAGAAGCTACGTGCCAAACCTGAACAAAGACAAGGGGGAAGTGACGGGCAAGTTTGAGGCCATGCAGAAGGCCAGGGAggagcgcagcaggcagaggaacATGAACGAGCAGCAGAAAAGGAAGGAGCAATACATAAAGGAGAGAGAGTGGAGTCGCAGGAAGCAGCAG ATAAAAGAACTGCTCGCTTCCAGTGATGAGGAAGAAGAGGTGAAGCCAGCAAAGGTAGAAAAATCCTACGTCCCCAAAATTACAG GTAGTGTGAAGGGGAAGTTTGaagtaatggaaaaacaaagagCAGAGGTAGAAAGGAAGAGAAtggaagaagagaggaagaagagggaagCCCAGGACAACAtggaaaaagccaaaatcaaGAAAGAATTGGCTCAGAAAGCAGCTGAG GATGGAGATGACACAATCCTGGTACGAGTGGTTCCAGCGAAGTCATCCCGACCTCCGGGCAGAATCAAGCTGAACTTTGAAGACATGGAAAAGAATCGAGAGGAGGAAGTGAAGAAGAAGGccgaggaagagaagaagagacggTACGATGAAAACAGACGCTCCTTCAGGGATGCCAAGCGACGCTCGGTTGTTCAACAGGAG gatgaggaggagaagcCTTCAGAGAAGGCGCAGGTGACTCCTGGAAAGCTGAAGATGACATTCGAGGAGCTGGAGAAGGAGAGGCAGGAGCACAGGAGGAAGCAGGCTGAGGAGGAAGCCAAGCGCCGCCTGATAGACGAGAAGAAAGCTTTTGAGGAGGCCAGGCTGGGAATG GGAGAAGATGTGGAGGACACTCAGCCAGCTCAGGAAGACAAGGAGGAGTTCCGACCTGGAAAACTGAGGCTGAGCTTTGAAGAGCTGGAACGGCAGAGGGTAGAAGAAGAGCGCAAGAAAGCAGAGGAAGAGTACAAGAGACGAATGGTGGAGGAGAGAAGAGCTTTCGCTGAAGCCAGGAAGAGCATG CTTGTAGATGAGGATGACGAGGGATTGATGGCCTTACTGAACCTGGAGGGCAATAAGCCCGGGAAGATATGCGCCAGTTTTGAGGATCTGGAACGCCAGAGAAGAGAGGACGAGCAGAAGAGGGCAGAGGAGGAGGCCAAGAAGAGActggaagaggagaagaggctCTTTGCCGAGGCCCGAAAGAACATG AGCTCTGGCCTGGATCAGGAAAAGTCTGCATATGGAGATGAAACA GTACAAGATGAGGAAGAAGGGATGGTGAAGAGTGAATCTCAGGAAGCACTGCACCCTAAAAAACTGGAGATGAACTTTGAAGAGCTACtgaaagagaaggaggaagcTGAGAGGAGACGCAAGGCAGAGGAGCGCAAAAAGAAAATGGAGCAGGAGAAGCAGGAATTTGAACAACTCAGACAAGAGATGGGCGAG GATGTAGtgaatgaaagctcagatgttGTAAGCAAAGAGTATGAAGAACTGACCAAGCTCAAGAGGACTGGCTCCATCCAGGCTAAGGACCTCAAGTCTAAATTTGAGAAGATCAAACAGCTGACTGAAGAGGACATTCAGAAAAAGATTGAGATGGAGAGAGCACGGAGGAAGGCCGTTGATGATGAAATTAAAGAGAGAGAAGCTGAGAGGTTCCAGGAG GAGGATGAGGAAAGACAAACAACTCCAGCAAGGGCCGAAGAGTCACCGTTCAAACAGAAGGTGGATATGAAAGCCAGATTTCAACAAATGGCCAAAGCCAGAGAAgacgaggagaggaggaggatagAGGAGCAGAAGCTGCAGAGGATGCAGTTTGAGCAGCAGGAGATTGATGCTGCCCTCCAAAAA AAGAAGGAGGATGATGTGGAGGACGAGGGTAGCATCATCAACGGCTCTGCGGCCTATGAAGATGAGGAGGATCATGCCAGATCGGGGGCTCCGTGGTTTAAAAAGCCCCTTAAAAATCAATCAGTGGTGGACTCGGAGCCAGTTCGGTTCACTGTTAAGATCACCGGAGAGCCCAAGCCGGAGGTGACCTGGTGGTTTGAGGGAGAGATGCTCCAGGACTGTGAGGACTATCAGTAtatagagagaggagagacgtACTGCCTCTACCTGCCGGAGACCTTCCCAGAAGACGAGGGAGAGTACATGTGCAAGGCTGTGAACAGCAGAGGCACAGCAGCAAGTACCTGCATCCTCACAATAGAAAGTAAGACCACCTTGGTGTGA
- the tab3 gene encoding TGF-beta-activated kinase 1 and MAP3K7-binding protein 3 isoform X1 yields MAQGGSQPDYHILQDLKQLFPEIPEGVVSQCLLQNNNNLDLCCRLLAQESNRYLYGEFHHSPEEGRLNRNHMLHISLGYPGSEASKANGGAAGVGRSLVHSTSDSHIEPQRPSYPEPLSAPATMAPSPGYNPFFMNEQSRSASTPTPPPTMQGMSPTYAPVPRYSMNPITVTLSQQSIPNVPQALQIPPGHYANTNTTLYIRPSPSQSPQPAPWSSSGAPVYQHQQSPYSTPTYGSPYSSPQHQVQPQPQPQPQPQPQHQQYVFLPISSPTLPSMPYHHQQQPQAQPAVYRPYHTKSSLKNQIEITLEGPRPRSNSPVHTPHPQGAIYMATSPSPSSPSRGITMTGPSGPASFHPGMYLQHPGPARPRPASSPQPGQSAYTFKIKVSPGGQPQRPLSSPPVAEAESLLNIVDQGEHNAAPAPILPISALPGNIVSQFQHMPRRSSSGSDDYAYTQALLLHQRARMERLMKELLLEKQKLENLKADVNNMEYDALQRRFRRVNSSSLIPRPEEMTRLRSLNRQLQIDIDCTLKETDLLQSRGKFDPKAMNNFYDNIQPGPVVPPKPGKKGKNFSAQFSEHKKVEQVPKPAPGPQRDEDFEGAQWNCESCTFLNHPALNRCEQCEMPRYT; encoded by the exons ATGGCGCAGGGAGGGTCTCAGCCTGACTACCACATCCTGCAGGACCTCAAACAGCTCTTCCCAGAGATCCCAGAAGGGGTAGTGTCACAGTGCCTtctgcag AACAACAATAACCTGGATCTTTGCTGCCGCCTGCTGGCTCAGGAGAGTAACAGATACCTGTATGGGGAGTTCCATCACAGTCCAGAGGAGGGGCGATTAAATCGAAACCACATGCTACACATTAGCCTGGGATACCCAGGCTCAGAGGCAAGCAAGGCAAatggaggagcagcaggagtagGACGCTCCCTTGTACACAGCACCAGTGACAGTCACATCGAACCCCAGCGGCCCAGCTACCCTGAGCCACTGTCAGCCCCTGCCACCATGGCCCCCTCCCCGGGTTATAATCCTTTCTTCATGAATGAACAGAGCCGCTCGGCTAGCACTCCTACTCCTCCACCCACAATGCAGGGCATGTCTCCCACATACGCTCCTGTCCCACGTTACTCTATGAACCCTATAACAGTCACACTTTCGCAGCAAAGTATACCTAATGTCCCACAGGCTCTGCAGATCCCCCCAGGGCACTACGCAAACACCAACACCACCCTGTATATTAGACCCTCACCCTCCCAGAGCCCACAGCCAGCACCCTGGTCCTCTTCAGGGGCGCCTGTGTATCAGCATCAGCAGTCCCCCTACAGTACTCCCACATACGGCTCGCCTTACAGCTCCCCGCAGCATCAGGTTCAGCCCCAACCACAGCCACAGCCCCAGCCACAACCCCAGCACCAGCAATATGTCTTTCTCCCTATTAGTTCCCCAACCCTTCCCAGCATGCCCTACCATCACCAGCAACAGCCCCAGGCACAGCCAGCTGTTTACAGGCCCTACCACACAAAAAGCTCCCTCAAGAACCAGATAGAGATTACCCTGGAGGGTCCACGACCTCGCAGCAACTCACCTGTGCACACCCCACATCCTCAGGGAGCAATTTACATGGCCACCAGCCCCTCGCCAAGCTCCCCCTCGAGGGGCATCACTATGACTGGACCTTCAGGCCCGGCATCCTTCCACCCTGGGATGTATCTGCAGCATCCAGGCCCTGCAAGACCTCGGCCTGCCTCCTCTCCTCAACCGGGCCAGTCAGCATACACCTTTAAAATCAAAGTGTCCCCAGGAGGCCAGCCCCAGAGGCCACTCAGCTCACCTCCTGTTGCCGAAGCGGAGTCTCTTCTCAACATAGTAGACCAAGGGGAGCACAACGCTGCCCCTGCACCCATCCTGCCCATCTCCGCTCTGCCAGGGAACATTGTCAGTCAGTTTCAGCATATGCCCCGACGTTCAAGCTCAGGGTCTGATGACTATGCCTATACACAAG CTCTCCTGCTCCACCAGCGGGCCAGGATGGAGCGTCTAATGAAGGAGCTGCTACTGGAGAAGCAGAAACTAGAGAACCTGAAGGCCGATGTCAACAATATGGAATATGACGCCCTTCAAAGACGCTTTCGACGAGTCAACTCCTCCAGTCTTATACCCAGG CCTGAAGAGATGACCCGATTGCGGAGTCTGAACAGACAGCTTCAGATTGATATCGACTGTACCCTGAAGGAGACAGATCTACTGCAGTCTAGAg GGAAGTTTGATCCAAAAGCAATGAACAACTTTTATGACAACATTCAGCCCGGTCCAGTTGTGCCGCCCAAACCCGGAAAGAAAGGCAAGAATTTTTCAGCGCAGTTTTCAGAACATAAAA AAGTGGAGCAGGTCCCCAAGCCAGCACCAGGGCCCCAGAGGGACGAGGACTTTGAAGGTGCCCAGTGGAACTGTGAAAGCTGCACCTTCCTCAACCACCCTGCACTCAATCGCTGTGAACAGTGCGAGATGCCGCGCTACACCTGA
- the tmem47 gene encoding transmembrane protein 47: MASSMSGTEEVRVSPLTPLKLVGLVCVFLALCLDVGAVLSPAWVTADDQYYLSMWMSCWKPVSSAEWSCNSTLATDWQIATLALLLGGAALTLLSFLVALISLCSGSRSRCYKPVAVMLFSAVVLQVCSLVLFPIKFIETVSLRVYHEFNWGYGVAWGSTIFSFGGAILYCLNPKNYEDYY, encoded by the exons ATGGCTTCATCCATGAGCGGCACAGAGGAGGTCCGGGTGTCGCCGTTGACGCCCCTGAAGTTGGTGGGACTGGTGTGCGTCTTTCTCGCCCTGTGCCTGGATGTCGGGGCCGTGTTGAGCCCGGCGTGGGTCACGGCGGATGACCAGTACTACCTGTCCATGTGGATGTCCTGCTGGAAGCCCGTCAGCTCCGCGGAGTGGTCCTGCAACAGCACGCTGGCCACCG ACTGGCAGATTGCCACACTGGCCTTGCTGTTGGGGGGGGCGGCCCTCACCCTGCTCTCCTTCCTTGTGGCGCTGATCTCCCTGTGCTCCGGCTCCAGGAGTCGCTGCTACAAGCCGGTGGCTGTTATGCTGTTCTCTGCAG TGGTGCTCCAGGTGTGCAGCTTGGTCCTGTTCCCCATCAAGTTCATAGAGACAGTCAGTCTGAGGGTGTACCATGAGTTTAACTGGGGCTACGGCGTGGCCTGGGGATCCACCATCTTCTCTTTTGGAGGAGCCATCCTCTATTGCCTCAACCCCAAGAACTATGAAGACTACTACTAA
- the nexn gene encoding nexilin isoform X1: MMGHDGGLTRLPVGIKELLASSDEEEEVKPAKVEKSYVPKITGSVKGKFEVMEKQRAEVERKRMEEERKKREAQDNMEKAKIKKELAQKAAEDGDDTILVRVVPAKSSRPPGRIKLNFEDMEKNREEEVKKKAEEEKKRRYDENRRSFRDAKRRSVVQQEDEEEKPSEKAQVTPGKLKMTFEELEKERQEHRRKQAEEEAKRRLIDEKKAFEEARLGMGEDVEDTQPAQEDKEEFRPGKLRLSFEELERQRVEEERKKAEEEYKRRMVEERRAFAEARKSMLVDEDDEGLMALLNLEGNKPGKICASFEDLERQRREDEQKRAEEEAKKRLEEEKRLFAEARKNMSSGLDQEKSAYGDETVQDEEEGMVKSESQEALHPKKLEMNFEELLKEKEEAERRRKAEERKKKMEQEKQEFEQLRQEMGEDVVNESSDVVSKEYEELTKLKRTGSIQAKDLKSKFEKIKQLTEEDIQKKIEMERARRKAVDDEIKEREAERFQEEDEERQTTPARAEESPFKQKVDMKARFQQMAKAREDEERRRIEEQKLQRMQFEQQEIDAALQKKKEDDVEDEGSIINGSAAYEDEEDHARSGAPWFKKPLKNQSVVDSEPVRFTVKITGEPKPEVTWWFEGEMLQDCEDYQYIERGETYCLYLPETFPEDEGEYMCKAVNSRGTAASTCILTIESKTTLV, translated from the exons ATGATGGGGCATGACGGGGGTTTGACAAGGCTGCCAGTTGGA ATAAAAGAACTGCTCGCTTCCAGTGATGAGGAAGAAGAGGTGAAGCCAGCAAAGGTAGAAAAATCCTACGTCCCCAAAATTACAG GTAGTGTGAAGGGGAAGTTTGaagtaatggaaaaacaaagagCAGAGGTAGAAAGGAAGAGAAtggaagaagagaggaagaagagggaagCCCAGGACAACAtggaaaaagccaaaatcaaGAAAGAATTGGCTCAGAAAGCAGCTGAG GATGGAGATGACACAATCCTGGTACGAGTGGTTCCAGCGAAGTCATCCCGACCTCCGGGCAGAATCAAGCTGAACTTTGAAGACATGGAAAAGAATCGAGAGGAGGAAGTGAAGAAGAAGGccgaggaagagaagaagagacggTACGATGAAAACAGACGCTCCTTCAGGGATGCCAAGCGACGCTCGGTTGTTCAACAGGAG gatgaggaggagaagcCTTCAGAGAAGGCGCAGGTGACTCCTGGAAAGCTGAAGATGACATTCGAGGAGCTGGAGAAGGAGAGGCAGGAGCACAGGAGGAAGCAGGCTGAGGAGGAAGCCAAGCGCCGCCTGATAGACGAGAAGAAAGCTTTTGAGGAGGCCAGGCTGGGAATG GGAGAAGATGTGGAGGACACTCAGCCAGCTCAGGAAGACAAGGAGGAGTTCCGACCTGGAAAACTGAGGCTGAGCTTTGAAGAGCTGGAACGGCAGAGGGTAGAAGAAGAGCGCAAGAAAGCAGAGGAAGAGTACAAGAGACGAATGGTGGAGGAGAGAAGAGCTTTCGCTGAAGCCAGGAAGAGCATG CTTGTAGATGAGGATGACGAGGGATTGATGGCCTTACTGAACCTGGAGGGCAATAAGCCCGGGAAGATATGCGCCAGTTTTGAGGATCTGGAACGCCAGAGAAGAGAGGACGAGCAGAAGAGGGCAGAGGAGGAGGCCAAGAAGAGActggaagaggagaagaggctCTTTGCCGAGGCCCGAAAGAACATG AGCTCTGGCCTGGATCAGGAAAAGTCTGCATATGGAGATGAAACA GTACAAGATGAGGAAGAAGGGATGGTGAAGAGTGAATCTCAGGAAGCACTGCACCCTAAAAAACTGGAGATGAACTTTGAAGAGCTACtgaaagagaaggaggaagcTGAGAGGAGACGCAAGGCAGAGGAGCGCAAAAAGAAAATGGAGCAGGAGAAGCAGGAATTTGAACAACTCAGACAAGAGATGGGCGAG GATGTAGtgaatgaaagctcagatgttGTAAGCAAAGAGTATGAAGAACTGACCAAGCTCAAGAGGACTGGCTCCATCCAGGCTAAGGACCTCAAGTCTAAATTTGAGAAGATCAAACAGCTGACTGAAGAGGACATTCAGAAAAAGATTGAGATGGAGAGAGCACGGAGGAAGGCCGTTGATGATGAAATTAAAGAGAGAGAAGCTGAGAGGTTCCAGGAG GAGGATGAGGAAAGACAAACAACTCCAGCAAGGGCCGAAGAGTCACCGTTCAAACAGAAGGTGGATATGAAAGCCAGATTTCAACAAATGGCCAAAGCCAGAGAAgacgaggagaggaggaggatagAGGAGCAGAAGCTGCAGAGGATGCAGTTTGAGCAGCAGGAGATTGATGCTGCCCTCCAAAAA AAGAAGGAGGATGATGTGGAGGACGAGGGTAGCATCATCAACGGCTCTGCGGCCTATGAAGATGAGGAGGATCATGCCAGATCGGGGGCTCCGTGGTTTAAAAAGCCCCTTAAAAATCAATCAGTGGTGGACTCGGAGCCAGTTCGGTTCACTGTTAAGATCACCGGAGAGCCCAAGCCGGAGGTGACCTGGTGGTTTGAGGGAGAGATGCTCCAGGACTGTGAGGACTATCAGTAtatagagagaggagagacgtACTGCCTCTACCTGCCGGAGACCTTCCCAGAAGACGAGGGAGAGTACATGTGCAAGGCTGTGAACAGCAGAGGCACAGCAGCAAGTACCTGCATCCTCACAATAGAAAGTAAGACCACCTTGGTGTGA